The Apium graveolens cultivar Ventura chromosome 3, ASM990537v1, whole genome shotgun sequence sequence CAACGTATCTCCACTGTGTTGCAATAAACTGAAAATTTTGTAGATAATGCAACGTTTTTCGTGCAACGCTGGATAAAAAccgttgcctatgtgcacttatggcatAGTGAACTCACtctttatttaaaattttataattaaaagtaTATTGAAGTTATAAAAGGACAAAAGAAGAGGGAGAGAGAAATAAATGTGAAagattattttaatataaaatgtAAGTTAAGAGTTAGGTAGAGCCTCCTAGAATTGAGGAGAGAGAAGAGTCTCTTAAGTTTTTAAGAGCCTCTTAGAACTCAAATTTTAGCATCACTCTCTAGTTTTAAACTTAAAGCCCATATAAGGAGTTTGTTGGAGATGTTCTTAATACCTCTTTCAAATTATTTTAGCATATAACCAATATTTGCACTTttcgtttaattattttaaataaattaaaagctactaaaaatatatattctcAAAATAAGTTAAAATATTGACTGAATATGAACAGACTAAGAAGTAAACGAGGAAATATGGTCAAATAGGAAAGAGATAGTAtgatttaattaaaatatatattatttaaaaatataacttATAACCTTACAAATGACTTTTTGGATAAATATTCGAGAAGGAAATCATTAAATATACTAGCTTATGACCCGTGCGATGCACAGGTCTTGactaatattcatatattttcatttctattttatgtaattttattaaaattctatataaataattaaatactaaataataattatataattatactTTCATTGTGTAAAATTTCAAGTTAAAttcaaataatataaataatatatgacTGATGAgatcttataaataaataataatataaatatttgttgttagcGAGATTTGAACCtgaaaacttatatgtatctttataaatagtaatataaatgtttgttatAAATGAGATTCAAATCTGAGaacttatatatatttttataaataataatataaatgtttgttgttgagGGGATTCGAACTTGAGAACTTTTGGAGTGTATTgttttagtatttgaatctaacgattatgattatttgatgaagaagagagATGGAAATGGGTAACCAAAATGAGAggttaaccaaactacaaattaaatCGCATTCGGGTTATTATACTATagtaaataaaatatagattttATATGCTTAGATTTCCATATTAACAACTTTGTCTAAAAATATACTATTCAAATGATGAGAGTTCAAAATGCGAATTTCAcattttatattaatttcactCCATAAATAACAACTTAtccaaaaatttaaaaaatatcatcaaaatactttattatttatataaaaaaattgaacaGTTAATATTGGAATcacaatatttaaaaataatatatcgaaTACAACGTAAAATCTCatattaatttgaaaataaagtGTAACATATAATAtagaattttgaatattttaaaatactttttaataataaaattatgtGTAGTAAATAATTTGTTTAGATCTTTTTTTGTGAGAAAATTAGAATCCTAATGTGTTTTTTAGGCCTTTACTCCATGGAgaatgtaatatcccgtaatttttggaatttgattgataatagaataatagaataaaaagtattaaaattagacgaggactaggatttaaaatttcaattagacaaatgggcctaaaatttggatcagattctaatatggataatttgtaggttaagatatagagttttgtatcgttataaatagaTCCTATCCGTCCTCCTcgttttaattattaaaaattcgtagggctttgtacgcaaaaatcagcagtcttgtaaaatttgtAGAAAATTCTTCGTAATTCGGAATTCGATGAgtctggacttttcggaaagatcttttcgttctctacaacttacgtgtttcgtgtttttcaagataacgtcgtttagagggtcaaaaaggtTATATTCAGATCTTgtcaggttttgaggtaagttttcgatcgatcttgctagtgtttTGAAACTTGTGTGTTATACatgtatatttgattatcaaaacttgggctaAATGATGatatatatgaaagtattatgtGTCATAAAATATGTATCGAGGTGTATGTGTGGTGTCTAGATGATAATTTGTGATCTTTGActtgtgccatggtttgtgaaaatatcgaataagaacttaggaccgcagtcaccagattgtagtgacagtttttagaaaatttaggaccgttatcaccgagTTGTAGGGGTCGTGGCatatgtgctatgtgtatcgaataagaatatgaaagtgtatcgaaagtgtttgtttcgtatgtcgtatatcgtatcgtatttGTTATATGTGTTTTATGTtatttggcctactagttggatcgattgttttCATGCTGGGTTGTATAGCTCATTCTTtcaatttcaggtttcgcctaagagttcgagttggataacattggagttcgaggatcttagtatgggagtagattgacctttgggcttccgcttttagctgcgctttCGTATTAGTACCTTTGTGATAGAATttcgtattagtaaattgtattttgtaCTAGTTTTGATTTAGAGTTAATAGTCTGGAAGTGCGGGCTGTCTCAGAAAACCATCTTATATGGAGAACCGTGGAGAATGattgattttattataaaatctcatcacaaattgtaaaattttattttaaaaaatatataattcgaTGATAAtctataataataattatatttgaatataataaaaaatttaacaattaaaattttaaaaaataatgaattttaaatttgattctatagtgaaataatttttaataagtgTGATTTTACTGTGATTCTACTATAGAATCAAGTTAAGTTTTTTCATTAAATTTCAatgattttttatataaaatattgtGTAACTTCGATTTTTAACTTGGTAATTAACATTTGtaactatatatgatgaaaaattaaataaattatatattctatatttttaaaatagtgGTTCTCCACAATTATCTATATAAGATGGTTGTTTATGGAGTCCTACCCGTGTTTTTTATATAAGTATATGGTATTTttattattctttgtataatAGTGTTCATGAAGTAATTTCCTAAACTAAATGAATAAATATCATTGATGTGATATTATAtagaattttttattaaattgtattgttttaataaaagaaTTTTCATTCAGACTTGATGAACTATCTGATTTCATTTTCGATCTTTGGATTAAACTGAagtgaagtgaagttctgaagcTTCCGTTCTGATTCCAGGACGCCCCAATAGCAATCACGTATGAAAGAAGACAAGGCTTGGGGTTTAGAGATATGATATCACATGAAAATCCATGacttttataaattatttttgaattatatatttcataataaataagataaatatattaaatattattaaaatatttaaaatatatttgatttgtgttccgattaatccccgatttgtCGATTAATCCCTCATCGGTACCCAAACCGACTAGTGCCGATTACCGATTTTTACAACCATGACGGTGACACATTGACAAGAAAATTAAACAATACATAAATTAGGTTTATTTTTTGCCAAAGAAGAAATTGATTTGTTTACACTGTAGAATTAAAATCGAACTatttaatatttttcttttgataaattTCATCCTATAACCTTATAAATTATTATATGTTATAAGAAATTTTTGGGACCCAGTCATGAATATTGAGCCGTCGAACATGATCAAACGTGAAACTCTTGATGATAAACTTATTAACTTATTGAGTATAAACATTTTACCCAATtgaattaatataaatttttatataataagGTTAATCCCAGCAGTATAAGTGTATAGTACGTCAGCGTGATGATGTCAGCTAATAAAACAGATTGCACCAAAGCAACTTCTTTGTATCTGCTGAGAGATTGCAATTAAATTATAAAGGTGGCTTTGAGAAGCAAATTAGAACACGTCAGAAATTACATTATtattattttagaatttataatataaaaaaaacaTACGATATACTGTTATTATGTATTTGACCTTTATATGTTAAATTTAAAATGAGaacctttcttttctttttcacaTTTTCGTTTTTTAATGAGATAGGGCCATTTATAAAGAAGCCGTCACAATAAGTGGAAGCTGCAGAGTGCCAACCTTTTGCTGGTCAGCATATATAGTAGTAATGAAGCCAGCATAAACACTTCCTAATTTGAGTAACAATAGCTAAAGCGCAGTACCTAATAACTTTATAACATCCATATATAATATGGATCCCACAGATTTTGAAAAAGCTTATAATGCTACAGATTATAAAAATACAGGCAACCCCTATTTCGACATATTAAATTTTCTGGAATTGAACGAAGATGGCTTCGAAGAAGATTCAGTACCACGGGTCCTGGTGTCTCCGGAGTATGTTTTCGACCAATTCAAGAATTTTTGACATGCAACCTAGTTTAACTGCCTATCTAACAGTTACTGTCTCCGTACTACATATATTAATATGTGTAAAAATATATTATCCTGGATTAGATGTATTGTATATATAGTAGCATTAATTAGTTGattcgcatatatatatatatatatatgttggatGTTTTGGTACGTACGTATATTTGATGAGGTGATCCAAATTTATCATTACATATTGAAGAAAATCCGACGCTGCTGCGGTTAAGAAGAAGAAGCTGAAAATGGAAGGTAGAGTTGCATTTGTAACAAAGTCGGAAGTTGAAATAATGGATGATGGATACAAATGGAGAAAGTACGGCAAGAAGATGGTAAAGAACAGCCCAAACCCAAGGTACACCCTATTTAACTATATGTATGTATCTTTAGTGTATACAAGAATGTTTAATTTTCTCCTTTCCTTAtcaataaataaaaaaaaacaatgTAAAGACATGTATGATTACACAGGAATTACTACAAGTGTTCAAGTGGAGGATGTGTGGTGAAGAAAAGAGTAGAAAGGGACAACGAGGATTCAACATATGTTATTACAACTTATGATGGGGTGCACAACCATGAGTGCCCTTTTGTGCTTTATCATCACCGCCACAATAACTCTCATTCTCATGATGCCTGGACTTTGCAATCTTCcaattcttcaactacatctTAAACATACCCCCTTTTTGtactcttttattttattttactcCTGAAATTAGTTTcaattatataaattaatatttcataATCTCCGCTTAATGGAATGTCAAAAATTTAGGAAGTGACGAATTAATGCATGTGATCTATAGGGTGCATGTTACAGCGGCACAGGTATGGGCATGTCAAGATGTGCATATTATGACGTCAATTAGCCGGAAATGCCTTTTCATAATTGGGCATGCCATTTtactattttttaatttttaataattatttttaacatTAGAAATATCAAGAAATAACaaatctatctatactatacaATAATAACCGAAATGACCTATAATTTGTAATTTGGTTGACCCTCATTTTGGTTATCTCTTTCCAGCACGATCGTCGGATCTTTTTCACCAAATAATCAGAGTCGTTAGATTCAAATAGTAAAAAATACACTCCACAATTTCTCAGattcgaatcccgtcaacaacaaatatttatattataatttataaagatacatataagttctcGGGTTCAAATCttaccaacaacaaatatttacattattatttatgaataaaatCTCATCAGTAATATACTATTTATACTTTTTGAACTTAATTTGAAATTATAcacaattaaattataattatataatcattatttaatatttaattgtttataaaaaatattaataaaaataaaaataaaattattatttaaccaagacccgtgcattgcacgggcCGTAAGCTAGTATAATTTTAAATATGTACATATATTTTAATATCTAAAAATTTACTAATataaatgagtattatgatgaTATTTGGTTGTTACTGTCAactaactttaattttatattaaagtTCACAGTATATtagtataataattatttattaaattttattatatttaattgataaatgaCATGCCTATAGACATGTCTTCTCGGAGTCTCGTGACAGTTAACCAGAGATCAGAGCATGCATATATAGAGGTACTTGAAGACTTTAAGTAGTCCATTTTGTCGCAAGAATTAAAATGATAGAGCCGGCCGGATCTTCAACTATATTGTGAATATGCTGAGATAATCAAGCGAGAAGAAAGTGATCTAAGCAAGGCTACAACTAAAAAGACGCACAAATTTTACTTAGGGAGGGTCaaaatttaatatattattttcattatatttaaattttaaaatctttgGTTAAAAGCAAGTTATTAAATATATCAAATCATATTTAAtgtttttaataaatttaattacaAATTAATGACTTGAATAATAGAGAAAACAACTCATATTTAGGAATTTGAAATAAAATCGCATTTTAAAATATACAAATCTAGATAAATCATATTTCAAGGAAGATATTATAGATGAAAATAAGTAATAAACACTGTACACTGAAATAGAAATGGGTTGGactttttttttctaaataaaaaatttcaaaaggaAAAAAAGGGAAGAACAAGAACCCAGGACATACCCTtctattataaaaataaattaattatccACCAGATAACCTATCTAGACTCCCTCTCATCAAACTAGTACTACTATTTACGTAACAACTTTGAGCAACTCCAAAACTGTCCTAAAAAATTGTTTTAAGTTAAAATTTGAGACATTTTGGATAAGAAGGTGCTCCAACAATGTCATAGTGGTGTATTAAAATACTAGAACATTCATCATAGAACATTCATCATGTCCCTCATTTTTAAGGCAGCACTAAGCATGCCCTATCTcatttatttcaactaaaaaatTATTTCCCTCCCTTTTTACACATCTCTCCCTTTTTACACATCTCTCCTCTCATTATTTACTTTCCCTCCTtattataattcaaatatattattattttagtaATAAGGCACAAATATAAGGCAGATTGTTGGAGTTGATATACAATAAAATGGTCTTAAATTACTAGTAcacaatatttaattatatttataagacATTTACTAGGATATTGATGGACTTGCTCTTACAACGTTAATATAACATAGACCGGTATGTTGTTGAATTatgtaaaaaaaaataataacagGCCCTATATTTTTAGCGTGAGCCGAACGGGTGTTGTCTTAGACCAGACAATTCGTTAGGGTCGTATATTTTTATGTCATGTATATTTTTGTGTCGTATACTTACAAGTCAAACACAAAATCGATCCATATAGaattcgtgtactttcgtgttcgtatATCTCCGTTTCGTGTCGTTCTCGTGTGTGTTCGCGtaaaattgaatattaatattaatataaataaataaatataaatattatttttaggtAAAATATAAACAAAATTATGTACAATATATGCATTTAAATCATTTATACTTACAACAATATAAAATTATGCATTATTTTTAAAGTATTCattataattatacatatttatatttacatttatataaatttagatattaatattattatttaattaaaaatatatttatttcgtGTACCTCATATTGTATCGTGTACCCAACAGGTAAATACAAAACCGACACAATATCTCAGTCGTTtatttcgtgtcgtgtacttaATAACTCCGGTGAGTGAGGCGGCTCCTTCCGATGCCGTGCCTGGACCTTCTTGCTGAGAGTGGGGTGTAGCTGCTGTGGGGCGTCTGGAAAACAACACCGGAGGGGGGGTTTAAGGCCCGCGgtgcctccggtgtgagagtaagagcttgtttggggaagatgaagatagataggacaagaggtggctgtgtgtgtatatgctGGTGAGTAagagagtgtgtgtgtgtgtgtaaaaatgtgtctaacccctaaacccttaatctttgggggtatatatagccaaaaagtagggtttaggggttggtacctgttagtcccttaacaatgtagaaagaattacagaaggggggttgaatggaattctataacctttttcttgaaataaaaatgttcaactcgattatagatatatttgttttgattagcacaatgcggaatgtaaacttaattgaatcaaaacataagtgattaaaaacaagagtctttaaaaactttctggtggatttaaacaattccaccagagatatatataatatatcgagaggactctgtgtgcaggaattctcacagctgcttacaaattgaactactgagaatacaagaaatgctaataattctgcttacaaagatttctctgtttttgtgtttctcagctatctcagttatttttctatttgctactctcttggtttatataataccaagattacaaagtcaaaaagact is a genomic window containing:
- the LOC141710754 gene encoding putative WRKY transcription factor 51; this translates as MDPTDFEKAYNATDYKNTGNPYFDILNFLELNEDGFEEDSVPRVLVSPEKSDAAAVKKKKLKMEGRVAFVTKSEVEIMDDGYKWRKYGKKMVKNSPNPRNYYKCSSGGCVVKKRVERDNEDSTYVITTYDGVHNHECPFVLYHHRHNNSHSHDAWTLQSSNSSTTS